Proteins encoded in a region of the Streptomyces sp. NBC_00513 genome:
- a CDS encoding ABC transporter permease: MPRPDLVRFLLRRIGELLATLLVASFLVHASIRLAPGSPETFLLGGRGASPQALEAIRSHYHLDDPFLVQYGKWLGGVVTGDLGTSVQYRSDVVDLVASRMPVTLALIGMSALLVIAGGLLLGLLGAVRGRRTDQAVLITTSVAVATPSFIAAILLLSLFSVRLGWFPVLGSGDGFLDTLHHLVLPAVALALPFVGVLARVTRASLLEQFAQDHVTVARSRGVPERTVVRRHVLRGALGTVVTQAGLALSGLMVCTILVESAFGLGGLGEFLAKSVTVKDFPVVQAISLLTIALFVLVNLAVDLVHPLIDPRVRLGTRSSE; this comes from the coding sequence ATGCCGAGACCCGATCTCGTCCGCTTCCTGCTGCGCAGGATCGGCGAGCTGCTCGCCACCCTCCTCGTCGCCTCGTTCCTCGTGCACGCCTCCATCCGCCTCGCCCCGGGCAGTCCCGAGACCTTCCTGCTCGGCGGTCGCGGCGCGAGCCCCCAGGCACTGGAGGCGATCCGCTCCCACTACCACCTCGACGACCCGTTCCTCGTCCAGTACGGGAAGTGGCTCGGCGGCGTCGTCACGGGAGACCTGGGCACCTCCGTCCAGTACCGCTCCGACGTCGTCGACCTGGTCGCCTCCCGCATGCCCGTCACCCTCGCCCTGATCGGGATGTCGGCCCTCCTCGTCATCGCGGGCGGACTGCTGCTCGGCCTGTTGGGCGCCGTGCGCGGGCGCCGCACCGACCAGGCCGTCCTGATCACCACCTCGGTCGCCGTCGCCACCCCGTCCTTCATCGCCGCGATCCTGCTCCTGTCACTGTTCTCGGTCCGGCTCGGCTGGTTCCCCGTACTCGGCAGCGGAGACGGCTTCCTCGACACCCTCCACCACCTCGTCCTGCCCGCCGTGGCCCTGGCCCTGCCCTTCGTCGGGGTGCTCGCCCGTGTCACCAGGGCCTCCCTGCTGGAGCAGTTCGCGCAGGACCACGTCACCGTCGCCCGCAGCCGCGGCGTGCCGGAGCGCACCGTCGTACGCCGCCACGTACTGCGCGGAGCGCTGGGCACCGTCGTCACCCAGGCCGGTCTGGCCCTCTCCGGGCTGATGGTCTGCACGATCCTCGTGGAGTCCGCCTTCGGCCTCGGCGGGCTCGGCGAGTTCCTCGCGAAGTCCGTGACCGTCAAGGACTTCCCCGTCGTCCAGGCGATCTCCCTGCTGACCATCGCGCTGTTCGTGCTGGTCAACCTCGCCGTCGACCTCGTCCACCCGCTCATCGACCCCCGGGTCCGGCTCGGCACCAGGAGCTCCGAATGA
- a CDS encoding ABC transporter substrate-binding protein — translation MPIPSRHRLAGSAAAVLALILTGAGCAAPAGDADTTGIHLSTATPAARGDIDGFTWALYAEPPVLDYLYAFDYPQNTVLANVCESLMRWTPQLTVEPGLAEKASNPDPTTWVYDLRPNVRFHSGATLTADDAVASLNRHLDPELGSYWVEDFKNVASVEKTGPLQVTVHLKTPDALFPQAMANSAGTVANAATMRAQGRRFGTADGGLDCTGPFTLGKWEQGASLRLDRFDGYRGKRAKAGHVDFVFLPDSAARTNALLTGEVDGSFAVPPESLSRFRAADNGTVHQGQSLTTVNLAVSDLGGTLSDVRVRRALMLALDREGFAKGAMRGAATPTNSLVVKDIWRGMPEEPVARELAALPPVKRDLTEAKRLVDEAGARGKKVTVASSPLGPDVALLATAVQDAGRRIGLDMEIRTVAPDAFTALFSDPEARKGLDLFPFTYYLSLSDPLAMYSNFRTGQFENYAGYSSPEYDALVDRATAEYDPARRGVLTARLARMAADAALCLPVAEYPGPMFLNKRITGAPTGISYMYAPWAAEVGAP, via the coding sequence ATGCCGATCCCCTCACGGCACCGCCTGGCCGGTTCCGCCGCCGCGGTCCTCGCCCTGATCCTCACGGGCGCGGGCTGCGCGGCCCCGGCCGGCGATGCCGACACCACCGGAATACACCTCTCCACCGCCACACCCGCCGCTCGCGGCGACATCGACGGGTTCACCTGGGCGCTGTACGCCGAACCGCCCGTGCTCGACTACCTCTACGCCTTCGACTACCCGCAGAACACCGTCCTCGCCAACGTCTGCGAGTCCCTGATGCGCTGGACGCCCCAGCTCACCGTGGAACCCGGCCTCGCCGAGAAGGCGTCCAACCCCGACCCCACCACCTGGGTCTACGACCTCCGCCCGAACGTGCGCTTCCACTCCGGCGCCACCCTCACCGCCGACGACGCGGTGGCCAGCCTGAACCGGCACCTCGACCCCGAACTCGGCTCGTACTGGGTCGAGGACTTCAAGAACGTAGCCTCCGTCGAGAAGACCGGCCCGCTCCAGGTCACCGTGCACCTCAAGACCCCCGACGCGCTCTTCCCGCAGGCCATGGCGAACTCCGCCGGGACGGTCGCCAACGCCGCCACCATGCGCGCGCAGGGCCGCAGGTTCGGCACCGCCGACGGCGGCCTCGACTGCACCGGCCCCTTCACACTGGGCAAGTGGGAACAGGGTGCCTCGCTGCGCCTGGACCGCTTCGACGGCTACCGGGGCAAGCGGGCCAAGGCCGGCCACGTCGACTTCGTCTTCCTGCCCGACTCCGCCGCCCGCACCAACGCCCTGCTCACCGGCGAGGTGGACGGCTCCTTCGCCGTGCCCCCGGAGTCCCTCTCCCGCTTCCGCGCGGCCGACAACGGCACCGTCCACCAGGGCCAGAGCCTCACCACCGTCAACCTCGCCGTGTCCGACCTCGGCGGCACCCTCTCCGACGTACGGGTGCGCCGCGCCCTGATGCTCGCCCTCGACCGCGAGGGCTTCGCCAAGGGCGCGATGCGCGGCGCCGCCACCCCCACCAACTCCCTGGTGGTCAAGGACATCTGGCGCGGGATGCCCGAGGAACCCGTCGCCCGGGAACTGGCCGCGCTGCCCCCCGTCAAACGGGACCTGACCGAGGCGAAACGCCTCGTCGACGAGGCCGGCGCGCGCGGGAAGAAGGTGACCGTCGCCTCCAGCCCGCTCGGTCCGGACGTCGCCCTGCTCGCCACCGCCGTCCAGGACGCGGGCCGCCGCATCGGCCTCGACATGGAGATCCGCACCGTCGCACCCGACGCCTTCACCGCGCTGTTCTCCGACCCCGAGGCGCGCAAGGGACTCGACCTCTTCCCCTTCACCTACTACCTGTCGCTCAGCGACCCGCTGGCCATGTACAGCAACTTCCGCACCGGCCAGTTCGAGAACTACGCCGGCTACAGCTCACCCGAGTACGACGCCCTCGTCGACCGGGCGACGGCCGAGTACGACCCCGCCCGACGCGGGGTGCTGACCGCCCGGCTCGCCAGGATGGCCGCCGACGCGGCCCTGTGCCTGCCGGTGGCGGAGTACCCCGGTCCGATGTTCCTCAACAAGAGGATCACCGGCGCGCCGACCGGCATCTCGTACATGTACGCCCCCTGGGCGGCCGAAGTGGGGGCCCCGTGA